TAATCGGGCAGAATAAACACGTCTGCAGCCCAGATATAGGCCGCTCGGCCCATCTGCTCCATTCTAGCATTGACGCTGCACacgtcaccccccccacccccccggcatctcaccccatcagggaggcctagtggtaatgtcatcGGGTTAGTAACCAAGAGGCccagcttcaaatcccaccagtggAATTTAAATGTACTTAAGGTCAGGATCAGTAATGATGGTCAGGACCACGaacatctggttcgctaatgccccttggggaaggaaatctgccctccttacctggtctggcctacatgtgactccagacccacagcaatgtggctgactctgaaatCCCCtctgggaaattagggatgggcaataaactctggcctcgccagcgacacccgcatcccacgaatgaatgttttaaaaaaaaaaaccacatcctttgaatggttcacaaagcagttaataaaggctGTGAGACTCGGGTCTGGATAACTGGGAGGTATTGAGTACAGAAAGCAGGACATCAGGCTGTACCTGTATAAAGCACAGCTTTGGCTCCCGGCTGGAGTGTGGTGACCAATTCTGGGTACCTGGCCTTGGGACAAAGGaggtgaagacattggagagggaGCTGAACAGATtgaccagaatggttccaggggtgagggacTGTGGATGGGttgggagaagctgggattgttttccgcccccccccacccttgagGGTTTAGATGTGGAGAAACTGTATCCGATTGGCTGAAGGGCCGGTAACCAGAGATTTATGGTGCTCGGTGAAGGAGTcaaatgaggaaaagctttttattTTTGCGATGAGTGGTTGGGATTTGAAGCGCTGCCTGATAGGGTGTTTGATGCAGAGTCATTGTTCGGGAGGTGGATAGATCCTTGAAGGAGAGAAAAGGGACTCCCcccagacttgatgggccaaatggccttttcctaTAATAATCTACTGGTTAGTTGTTCCAAGAGGGTGGTTGGTTCAAATCCGCTGAACTACCAGCATTTAAAAGGTTGGTGCAGACTGGATTAAGGACCGGTTTGTAATTAGTCATTTAGTGGTACAGAGCTTGCTGAAGAAAAGGACTTTTTTTAtggcaaaataaaagcaaaatactgcagatgctggaaatctgaaacacgaAACTAGctggggaaaactcagcaggtctgacagcgtctgcggagtgagagagagagagagagtctgtaaacACCTCTAccgatcagagtccacttgccaaccaatccgcactctcttcccatacagtataaattgttgtttccttcaCGCAGGTgatcctgataagtgcaagatgaaaagctttgacaaaaaaagtcGTTTTTATTTTCAGAAAAGTTTATAGTGCACAGACgggccttatggctggtctgtatCAGAGTTTGAGTCTCCTCCCATCCTGATTCATCTCGCCTTGCCTCCCTCTCTTTGTACTTCCAAAGATGAGGAAGGTTTGTGCAGGCGAGTGGGAAGACGTTCCGTTTCCAGGCTACGTGTCCGTGATGTGGGAAGTGTTGGTTGCTGGCTCTCGTTGTACCAGACCCAAGGTGCAGAGcggagctccctctaccctgtctgGAGCCGACTCTAGGCAATGTTTCCGGAGACCCATCACGTGACCCAGCTTCCCCGTCCGCGTCTATCTTTGTTTTGGTTGACGTAGGTCGTCCTTAGAGGACCAAGAGGGCACGGACTCTTCctgcaccaattggaaagcaagcgAGCTTCACTCATTGGCTGGGTGATTCTTGATTGGGAGTcaaattagggttgccaactgcgattagatgtattcctggaggttttatcacatgacttttcccccacactccagccgTTAGTTGGCCAACATGTCCTGCCCGGTGACCTATGGCCTTCCtaacgccaattggaaagcaaaacgcCTCATTACCCAAGTGGATGGTGCTCGAGTGTTGGACAAACAGCCCTTTTccttcccccattttcaatatttttatatcctggaaagaaaaaaaatgatattGAGGGGGGGATAAAAAAACgattgatttttctccaggattttgCAGAGGTTGATCTTCaactcctggagactccaggctgatcctggaaggttggcaaccctaagtCAAATAGTCCTTTTTATTTTAAACCTGTtcccaattttcttttaaaacttatGTGATGATGAAAGGCACTTTAAACTAAAGGCCGCAGTGGTTTTTCTGAAGGCAGTAGCGCTGGGAAGTTAATCTCTGATTCTGTAAGACTCCAGGATAATCCTGGAGAGTTCGAGACCTTGACACTGCCCAAGCTGCAAgtaactccctccagcactgCCCCTCGGTACGTGTGTCCCACTTCCTACCCGCTGCCATTCCTATGGTCTCTGGAGTGAAGACAACAGCAACTTTGTCTGACGTTAAAGGCGCTATACTAATGCAATGTCCTTCACAGGAGCATCGTCGAActggaggttttaaggagcgtcttgaaGGAGGGAAGCGAGGTGGagagggtttagggagggaattccggagctcagggccccaggcagctgaaggcccggctgccaatggtggaccgATTAAAATGGGAGATGCTGAAGGTCTTGaattagaggagagcagagatcgtggagggttgtaggggctggaggaggttacagagatagggagggttgtaggggctggaggaggttacagagatagggagggttgtaggggctggaggaggttacagagatagggagggttgtaggtgctggaggaggttacagagatagggagggttgtaggtgctggaggaggttacagagatagggagggttgtaggggctggaggaggttccagagatagggaggggtgtaggggctggaggaggttccagagatagggaggggtgtaggggctggaggaggttatagagatcgtggaggggtgtagggactggaggaggttacagggatagggaggggtgtaggaggtggaggaggttacagggatagggagaggtgtaggggctgcaggaggttacagagatagggaggggtgtaggggctgcaggaggttacagagatagggaggggtgtaggggctggaggaggttacagggatagggaggggtgtaggggctgcaggaggttacagagatagggaggggtgtaggggctggaggagattacagagatagggaggggtgtaggggctgcaggaggttacagagatagggaggggtgtaggggctggaggaggttacagagatagggaggggtgtaggtgctggaggaggttacagagatagggagaggtgtaggggctggaggaggttacagagatagggaggggtgtaggtgctggaggaggttacagggatagggaggggtgtaggtgctggaggtggttacagagatagggaggggtgtaggggctggaggaggttacagagatagggaggggtgtaggaggtggaggaggttacagggattgggagggatgtaggggctggaggaggtcagagattgggaggggtgtaggggctggaggaggttacagagatagggaggggtgtaggggctggaggaggttacagagatagggaggggtgtagggggctggaggaggttacagtgatagggaggggtgtaggaggtggaggaggttacagggattgggagggatgtaggggctggaggaggttacagagatagggaggggtgtaggggctggaggaggttacagagatagggaggggtgtaggaggtggaagaggttacagggattgggagggatgtagggactggaggaggtcagagattgggaggaCGCAgctatagagggatttgaaagcgaAGTTGGGAATTTCAGAATCGAGTGATTGCTGAACTCGGAGCCAGTGTAGGTTAGCCATTGTGGCTgggcagggtggtggggaggtttacaagaatgttgccagggttagaaaagtgtagctacaaggagagattggataggttggggttattttccttagaacaaagaaggctgagaggtgattcgattgagatgtacaaaattataaggggaatagatagagtggacaggataaaattgtttcccttgatggagaattcaataaccaggggacatagattcaagataagtgacaaaagatgtaggggggacatgaggaagaacttttttacgcagagggtagtgggtgtctggaattcgctgcccaagttggtggtagaggcagaaactccaaactcttttaaaaagtacctggatctgcaccttaagtgctgaaagctgcagggctatgggccgggtgcaggaaggtgggattagaaagggcacctgggtgtcctcgggctggcatggacaagatgggctgaatggcttccttctgtgctgtaacttttctatggttctataactCTGTGCTGTTCTCCTTATCCCGCTTCTCTtgtgttttgtttttttaaaaattccctccCACTTTTTCAGGAAATTTGAGAATAAATTCCTGGAGGATTTAGCCCCTGGTACTCAGCCACCATTTCTACTGTATGAGAACGAGGTGAAGACTGACACGAACAAGATTGAGGAGTTCCTGGAGGAAAATCTCTGCCCTCCCAAGTAGGTGGAAGTGAAACACGCGGTGACCCAGCCAGACTACTGGGCTTggggctgtctctgctgctctggaCGTGCTggggctgtctctgctgctctggaCGTGCTggggctgtctctgctgctctggaCGTGCTggggctgtctctgctgctctggaCGTGCTggggctgtctctgctgctctggaCGTGCTggggctgtctctgctgctctggaCGTGCTggggctgtctctgctgctctggaCGTGCTggggctgtctctgctgctctggaCGTGCTggggctgtctctgctgctctggaCGTGCTggggctgtctctgctgctctggaCGTGCTggggctgtctctgctgctctggaCGTGCTggggctgtctctgctgctctggaCGTGCTggggctgtctctgctgctctggaCGTGCTggggctgtctctgctgctctggaCGTGCTggggctgtctctgctgctctggaCGTGCTggggctgtctctgctgctctggaCGTGCTggggctgtctctgctgctctggaCGTGCTGGGGCTGTCCTCCTTGGagcgaaggagattgaggggaggttGGATCGAGGTATACGAGATGaggacaggtttggataaggtggaCGGACTaaagctgttcccattcactGATGGAAGGGGGATCAGGGTTTTCAGGTTTGGGGAAGAGgtattgagggggtgtgaggaagaaagattttttttatacagtgagtggtgatgagCTGGAACTTGCTACCCCCGAGGGTGGTGGGAGCTGAGCTGATGAATGATTTCAGGAGGAAATTGGACAGGTGCTTgcgggaaataaacttgcagggatagtgcgggagaatgggactgactgtTTTAGAGagcatagactcaatgggctgaagggcctcattctgtgctgttatGACTCTATCTTCACTCTAACACAGGGTTTGAGAACCAAGAAACACCCGGttaataatctttatttttaaaccatgtcgATCAGCTAATACACTATGTGAGAGGTTACATTTTGTGAGGTAGATACCAATTCACATAGTACAGACTCCTTCAGGAGGTTAAAGGAAGGGCACCCTGACTGTTTACACCAGCCTTGGCAAGAGGAGATTGAagataccccccccaccccccgaaggGCTTTTTGTTGTCTTGTATCTTGTGTTTAAACAGGGCAGACAGAGACTCCCATAcaccgtgtgtctgtgtgtgtaaatacaCAGCGCACACTTGTGGGAAAGTTGAATTTTTGGGACCTGTTTTTTGTTCCAGAAGTGCCCGGCTTGACTTTTACACGGGTGACGTTTTCCAGGGGTTGAGGTGAGATCGAAAAAGCAGCGTAATTGATAATCGCAACTAGTTTTGTTCACAACCTGCTCACTTTCATTTGAAAAAATGAACCTTGAAACATAAATGCTGGGTTTTGTTTTTGCCATATGGAATAGTATCATTAACATCTCCAAGGTTGCAGTTTGGTTTTGGACTTTGACCCTAGTCTTTCTGAGGATCCACTTTTACGTGAGGAATGTGGGGAAACTTGCGGGATTTTTCCAGCCAGAGGTCACTGGGTCAGCTTGCCCGTAAGGAAATGCGGTGCTCTCTTCACACAAGCTGGGCTTTGGTTTTCTCAGCTTCTCGATTGTTGACTGTCCATTCCAGAGCGAGTATGAATCGGCTTTAAGATTACCTGTGgctgttctgactctctcttccaCCGAGCGAAGTCAGCCATTCTGCATCAGGCCCTCTGGCTGCAGACGGGGAAAGATGAGGTAGAAATGGTTAAGCTGTCTTCAAAGACATTTCACGCTAGTCCATTCTGCtttagtctctctccctccttgcagagccagaaactctgggttccagtcccacttcaggactggATGGTCAAGGAAAGTGAGTTGGTAACAATTGATTATCAACCTGAGAAGCCCTCCCCGGCTGCGGAgtgtcacccaccacccccaccgcccccccccccgcctccagcTGCAGACTGTGGTGAAGGCGACTCAGTTCCAGGAGAAGTTAGGAAATTATCCAtagtaggaagaatgtggagagagtataaagtaaagggagagcctctgaaggaggtgcaggaacagcgtcctcggtgtatacatacataggtcattgaagatggcagggaatGTTGACTGAGCAGTTAGTAATGCATTTAGtatttattaataggagcattgtgtacaagagtaaggaggtcattgttgaacttgtataagatactAGTTATATTGCaaacagttctgggcgccatacttgaggaaggataagaccataagacataagagcagaaattgggccattcggcccatcgagtctgctccgccattcaatcatggctgataagtttctcaaccccattatcccgctttctccccgtaacctttgattcccttaccaatcaagaacctatctatctcggtcttaaatacactcaatgacctggcctccacagccttctgtggcaatgaattccatagattcaccactctctggctaaagaagtttctcctcatctctgttctaaaaggtcttccctttattctgtggctgtgccctcgggtcctagtctctcctactaatggaaacatcttccccatgtccactctatccaggcctttcagtattctgtaagtttcaatcagatcccccctcatcctcctaaactccatcgagtatagacccagagtcctcaaacgttcctcatatgttaagcctttcattcctgggatcgttctcgtgaacctcctctggaccctcttcagggccagcacatccttcctgagatacggggcccaaaattgctcagaatattctaaatgtgatctgaccagagccttataaagcctcagcagcacatccctgcttttatattctagtcctcttgaaataaatgccaacattgcatttgccttcctaactaccgactcaacctgcaagttaaccttgagagaatcctggactaggactcccaagtccctttgcactccagatttctgaattctctccccatttagaaaatagtctatgcctctattcttcctaacaaactgcatgacctcacacttccccacgttgtattccatctgccacttttttgcccattctcctaatctgtccaaatcctactgcagcctccccacctcctcaatactacctgtccctccacctttctttatatcatctgcaaacttagccaggttgccctcagttccttcatctagaccattaatgtataaagtgaaaagttgtggtcctaacagtgacccctgcggaactccattagtcactggccgtcatcctgagaaggaccccccttatccccactctctgcctcctgccagacagccaatcttctatccatgctagtaccttgcctctaacaccatgggctcttatctttctgagcagcctcccgtgcggcatcttgtcaaaggccttctggaagtccaagtagataacatccattggctctcctttgtctaacctactcgttacctcctcaaagaattctaacagatttgtcaggcatgacctccccttgatgaaaccatgctgactttgcccgatttttaccatgcacttccaagtattctgaaatctcatccttaataatggactctaaaatcttaccaacgaccgaggtcaggctaatcggcctgtaatttcccgtcttttgcctcactctcttcttaaacaggggggttacattagtgattttccagtcctctgggaccctccctgactccagtgattcctgaaagatcaccactaacgcctccactatctcttcagctatctccttcagaactctggggtgtaatctatctggtccaggtgatttatccgcctggaccagatggatgtgaaggcattggagagagtacagaggagattcacaggaatgattcccgggatgaagaactgtggctatgaggatagattggagaggttgggaatgttttccttggagaaaagatgctgagaggagacttgatagagatattcaagatcctgaggggtatggactgggtaaatagtgagaaactgttcccactcaagcgaacatcaagaactagagagcacagattcaaaataattggcaaaaggagtaaatgtgatgtgaggaaatattttttcacccagaggctggttggagtctggaacaaacttcctgaaagggtggtggaggcaggtttgatcaaggtattgaaaagggaattggattgctacctgaaaagagagaatgtgcaaggtgacagggataaggcaggggaatgggaccaggtggaatgctttttcagagagccagtgcagactcgatgggctgaatggcctcctcctgcacgaTAAGACACTGATACAGACATAACCATGCACTTTGTCTGCCTCATGTCTCATTCCCACCTACCTCTTAGCCCCAAATAAACCAAAGTCACCTTCCCACGTTTAAAAGTACCCTCCTCGCACCTCCTTGTTTTTAATGAGTGGGTTTTGTTTTATTCCAAGATATCCTCGACTGGCGGCCAGGAATCCAGAATCCAACACTGCCGGGAGTAACGTTTTCTCCAAGTTCTCGGCCTACATCAAGAACCCCAATCCTGGCATGAATGACAGTAGGTGGATCAGCTTTTCATCTCCGAGCAATGTGACCTGGAGTTAGACCAGATTGGGCTGGGGAATCTCTGAGATCAGTAGATCAGGTCTTTCCAGTTATTCAGGGATCTCATGTCAGCTCCAAGGCCCAATCTAGAACCTTGAACACAAAAGCTAACCCCATACTCTGTGATTGTTGCCAAAACCGATCAGGTTCACTAAGGATGAAGAGTCACCCGgaatcgaaacattaactctctctctctctctctctctctctctctctcccttcccagatgctgtcagacctgctgagtttttgcagtatttttatatttttgtttctggttcactaatgtcctttttagATGGGTGAACccttccctctgaaatgacctagcaagttcaaggagtttttaaaattcattcatgggatgctggctggacccagcatttattgcccatccctaattgccccttgagaagggggtggtgagctgccttcttgagccattgcagtccctgtagtgtaggtacacccacagtgctgttagggagttccaggattttgtccgtgtggtgtaggtacacccacagtgctgttagggagggagttccaggattttgtccgtgtggtgtaggtacacccacattgctgttagggagggagttccaggattttgtccatgtggtgtaggtacacccacagtgctgttaggaagggagttccaggattttgtccgtgtggtgtaggtacacccacagtgctgttagggagggagttccaggattttgtccatgtggtgtaggtacacccacagtgctgttagggagggagttccaggattttgtccatgtggtgtaggtacacccacagtgctgttagggagggagttccaggattttgtccatgtggtgtaggtatacccacagtgctgttagggagggagttccaggattttgacccgtgtggtgtaggtatacccacagtgctgttagggagggagttgcaggattttgtccatgtggtgtaggtacacccacagtgctgttagggagggagttccaggattttgtccgtgtggtgtaggtacacccacagtgctgttagggagggagttccaggattttgttcatgtggtgtaggtacacccacagtgctgttagggagggagttccaggattttgtccgtgtggtgtaggtacacccacagtgctgttagggagggagttccaggattttgtccgtgtggtgtaggtacacccacagtgctgttagggagggagttccaggattttgtccgtgtggtgtaggtacacccacagtgctgttagggagggagttccaggattttgtccgtgtggtgtaggtacacccacagtgctgttagggagggagttccaggattttgtccatgtggtgtaggtacacccacagtgctgttagggagggagttccaggattttgtccgtgtggtgtaggtacacccacagtgctgttagggagggagttccaggattatgtccgtgtggtgtaggtacacccacagtgctgttagggagggagttccaggattttgtccgtgtggtgtaggtacacccacagtgctgttagggagggagttccaggattttgacccagtgacagtgaaggaagggtgatatatttcaggatgatgagtgacttggaggggaacttccaggtggtggtgttcctatgtgtctgctgcccttgtccttctagatggtagtggtggtgggtttggaaggtgctgtcgatggagccttggtgaatgcctgcagtgcatcttatagacggtacacactgtgctacagtgtgtcagtgatggagggagtgaatgtatgtggatgtggtgctaatcaagcggagctgctttgtcctggatggtgtcgagcttcttgagtgttgtgggagctgcactcatccaggcaagtggggagtattccatcacactcctgacttgtgccttgtagatggtggacaggctttggggagtcaggaggtgagttactcaccgcaagaTTTCTagcttctgaaataaaaaccgaaagtgctgggaaaactcagcaggtctggcaacatctgtggagagagaaacagagttaatgtttcacgtctgtttgacctcttcagagctaaagagaagtagagatgGATTTAATACTGTTGAAGAGGGGCTGGAGCAGCTGGATCAAGACAGAAGGTCAAGGATGGGTAGGAGCTAAGGAGATATTGACTAAGTTGCCATGGATACGAGACTAAGGTAAAggcagtgttaaagactaaagaaggtgctgatagtggcataaagggaaGGAAGCAGGAGGTGTTACTGCTGTTCAGAGTGATTCTTTCTCACCTTTTAGTGTTGGAGAAGGGTCTGGTGAAATCCTTGCTGAAGCTGGATGAGTATTTGAACACGCCAGTACCTGAGGAAATTGATGAGAACAGCGCCGACGATGTGACCATCTCCAGCAGGAAGTTCCTGGACGGGAATCAGCTGACACTGGCCGATTGCAACCTCTTGCCCAAGCTCCACATTGTCCAGGTAAAAACTCCTCCGGTTATGAAGGGGCCTTGGAATTGGAGTGTTGTCAGAGCCatgacagcactgaaggaggccacttggcccattgaatCCATGTGGCCCCATTCTATCCTTTGCTCTATCCCTGtggccctgcaagtttacttcccTTGAGTACCAGCTCCATCTCTCTTTagacatcattcatcctctctgctttcaccaccctcgCAGGCAGCAAGTTCCTGGTCACTACCATTCACTGCGCAAAAAGAATTCTTCCTCCCATCTTCCTACCCcttcccacaccccatcccccaatctcttgcccaaaaccttaacgCTGAGTCCCCTGGGAACTGTTTTTCTATGTCTACCTTATCCAGACCTGTCCCTTACCTAaatctctatcaaacctcccctAATCTCCATTTTTCCAAGGAGAatgacactgaggaactcctgcagtgatgtcctggatctgaggTGATCCATTGCCCTTTTTGTGTGGAGAGTTCTCACTGACCCTGGCTTCACTCGGACTGCCACACTcgatcattttaaaaaaaaaaaaaaattcgttcataggatgtgggtgtcaccggaCTGgtcaggccagtatttattacccatcccttgttcagagggcaggtaagagtcaaccacattgctgtgggtctggagtcacgtgtaggccagaccaggtaaggagggcagatttccttctctaaaggacattagtgacccagatgggttttttacaacaatcgacaatggttttgctgtcattagacttttgattccagtTATTTTTTAATatcaaattcaaatcccaccatctgctgtgttggaattcaaaccctggtctccacagcattaccctgggtccctgggttaccagtccagtgatgaTACCACTATGCAACCTCCCCTTAACATCAGGACcctgcagccttgatgtcaagggcagtcactctcacctcatctcaggagttcagctctattgtccatgtttgatccaaggctgtaatgaggtcaggagctgagtgaccctggaggaatccaaactgagcatcagtgagcaggttattgctaagcaagtgctgcttgatagcactgatgatgaccccttccattactttactgatgatggagtagtccaatggggcggtaattggccaggttggatttgtcctgctttttgtttacaggatatacctgggcaattttccacatagctgggtagatgccagtgttgtagctgtactggaacagcttgcctaggggcacagcaagttctggagcacaagtcttcagtactattgctggaatattatcagggcccatagcctttgcagtatccagtgccttcagccgtttcttgatatcacacggagtgaattgaattggctgaagactggaatctgtgatgctggggacctctggaggaggctgagatggatcatccactcggtacttctggctgaagattgtagcaaatacttcagccttgtcttttgcactcgtgttgtgctgggctccaccatcattgaggatggggatatttgtggagcctcgtcctccagtgagatgtttaattgtcccccactattcacgactgaatgtagcaggactgcagagcttagatctgatccgttggttgtgggatcgcttagctctgtct
The nucleotide sequence above comes from Carcharodon carcharias isolate sCarCar2 chromosome 19, sCarCar2.pri, whole genome shotgun sequence. Encoded proteins:
- the clic1 gene encoding chloride intracellular channel protein 1; the encoded protein is MGDEEKRVELFVKAGSDGQSIGNCPFSQRLFMVLWLKGVTFNVTTVDMKRKFENKFLEDLAPGTQPPFLLYENEVKTDTNKIEEFLEENLCPPKYPRLAARNPESNTAGSNVFSKFSAYIKNPNPGMNDMLEKGLVKSLLKLDEYLNTPVPEEIDENSADDVTISSRKFLDGNQLTLADCNLLPKLHIVQVVCRKYRAFEIPRQFTGIWRYLKNAYECEEFAHTCPKDEEIELAYASVAKPLK